The Oceanidesulfovibrio indonesiensis region AAGTCGGCTGAATCCGACTTTGCCAGGCATTCTGGCGCACTGCCGCTTTGGTCTGCACACCAGCCTGCTTGAGGGAATCAACAACAAGATCAAGGTGATAAAACGTATGGCTTACGGCTTTCGGGACGACGAATACTTTTTCCTCAAGATCAGGGCTGCGTTTCCCGGAATTCCGCGATGAACCTCTTTTTTTATGTCAGAGAGACCGGGTCATCAGGACTGATCAGCCGCAGGTTCGGACAGGCGGCGGCCGGCAGTGCAGCGTCGATCAGAGCGCTGGGTCAGAACACATGATTATTGCTTGCGAATGTCGCCGAGGGGGGAACCGGCACACATGGAAGGGCACCCTGAGCATTCTTCAGGATCGGCTGGCGAGCCGGGGCACGCGCCGGCGCTGGTGGAGCAGGAGCGTGGGGCTTTGCGTTCATTGGGCGTCGGACAGCATCCGCCGCACGAGCCGCACCCTTCTTCGCGACTGGCCTGGCGGTATAGCTTGCGACCGGCGTAGAGCGCCGCGAGCAGGACGATGACGCCGACAATGATGGTATCAAAAGTCATGCGGTGTCTCCGGTGGACGGTTTACGGATTTGGTTGAGAGACATTTTCAACCAATATCATCATACCGGAGGGCTATGTTGTCAATCGGAGCGCGAACAATGCAAGAAAAGACACAGGTTCAGACGCGCAGACTGGCGATGAGCCGTTTGGGCTTGAGCAACAGATCGAGGGCGTTTTCAATGCAGGTGGAGGCGATGTCCGCAGCGACGAGGGCCGAGGTGGCTGCGCACTCCGCCTGGATGAGAACAATGCCCAGAGCGGCGGCGCGCATTGCCGGAGCGTCGTTGCGGCCGTTGCCGATAAAGACCACGTCCGCTTTGAACGAGCGGACGAGCCGGGCCTTGGCCTCGTCTTCGTCCACGGAGGCCGAAACCCGCTCAGCCAGGTTGCCGATAGTCATGGGCAGGCCGTCCAACTCCCGTCCGACCGTGCCGTAGGTGTCTGCCGTGACCACCACAACGTCCAGGTTTCTGGACAGTTCGCAGAGGCGTTCCGACACGCCGGGCAGCAGCTTGCCATCGCAGGCCATGGTGCCGTTGAAGTCCAGCACCAGGGTCTGGACGCGCAGGGTCCGCAGCCCTGGGATTTGTATTTCGATCATGTGCGCCTCCTGGTGCGAGAGGCTCTGCCCCTCGCGCTCCCCGCCAGGGAGCTTAGCTCACTGGACCCAATGCTCGGGTCCATGGGAACAAGTTCCCCTGGCAGGGTGTCTGAGGGACGGCGTCCCTCAGTCAGCTTTCAGCAGCAGTTCTTAAAACATCCGCTTGTCGATGACGCGTTTCATCTTGTCTTCGCCGCGGGGCAGGGTGCGCCGGCCCACCAGAGAGACTTCGAAGCCCACGCCCAGTTCGGAGGCCAGTTTTTTCTTGAGAGTGGCGAGGAACTCCTGGCTCTTGCGCATCTGATCGAAGAGGATGGATTCCGAGACTTCGAGCTGGATGGTGGCGCGGTCCAGATGGCTTTCGTCGCGTTCCACCACGATCTGGAAACGGGGCGCAGCCCCCTCCACCTCGGCCAGGATATGCTCCACCTGGGAAGGGAAGACGTTGACGCCCTTGATGGTGATCATATCGTCCACCCGGCCCAGGATGCGGCTGATGCGGTGGTGCGTGCGGCCGCAGGGGCAGGGCTGCACGATGCGGCGCGTGAGGTCGCCGGTGCGGAAGCGGACCATGGGGAAGGCTTCCTTGATGAGAGTGGTTATGACGAGTTCGCCCACCTCGCCGTCCGGCACGGGCTCGCCGGTGTCCGGGTTCACTATTTCGAAGAGGAATGCGTCTTCGTTCACGTGCAGGCCGCCTTGCTCCAGGCACTCGCCGGCAACGCCGGGCCCCATGATTTCAGACAGCCCGTAGTTGTCCGTGGCGGTGATCTTGAGCCGGGATTCAATTTCCTGGCGCATGTTCTCGGACCACGGTTCGGCGCCGAACAACCCCCAGCGCAGGGACAGGGCGTTGGGGTTGATGCCTTCCTCCTCCATGACGTCAGCCAGGTGCAGGGCGTAGCTCGGCGTGCAGACCAGCGCCGTAGTACGGTAGTCCTGCATGATGGCGAGTTGCTTGCGGGTGTTGCCGCTGGAGCTGGGAATGACGGATGCGCCGAGACGCTCCGCACCATAGTGGTGGCCGAAACCGCCGGTGAACAGGCCATAGCTGAAGGCGATCTGCAGGACGTCGTCCTGATCGAGCCCGCCCATGCACAGGATGCGCGCCACGAGGTCGGCCCAGCGTTTCACATCATTTTTGGTGTAGCCCACCACCACAGGACGGCCAGAAGTGCCGGACGAGGAGTGCAGCCGGACCACCTCACGCAGGGGCACGGCGAAGAGACCGTAGGGGTAGTTCTCGCGCAGGTCGGCCTTGGAAGTGAAGGGGATACGGCGGATGTCCTCGACGGAGAGGAACGAGTCCGGATCGATGTCGTGCTCCTCGAACCGCGCGCGGTACAGGGGCACATTCCTGGAGACGCGGAAGAGGGTGGCCTGGAGGCGTTCGAGCTGGAGCTGGGTCAGCTCCTCGCGGTCCATGCATTCGATGTCTTGTTGCCAGTACATGTATTGAGCCCTCTTACGTTTCCCGGGCGACCTCGCGGCCCAGGTAGGCGCGTTGGACGTCGCGGTTGGCCAGCAGATCTTCGGCCGGTCCCTGCAGCACCACGCGGCCGGTTTCCAGCACGTAGCCTCGGTCCGCGATGCGCAAGGCGTTCTTGGCGTTTTGTTCCACGAGGAGTACGGTAAGGCCGAAGCGCTCCTTGAGCTCCACAACATGGTGGAAAATCTCCCGGGCGATGCGCGGCGCCAGACCCATGGACGGTTCGTCCAGCAGCAGCAGGCGTGGCTTGGCCATGAGTGCGCGGCCGATGGCGAGCATCTGCTGCTCACCGCCAGACAGCGTGCCCGCCATCTGGTGCCGGCGCTCGGCAAGCACGGGGAACATGGAATATATCTGCTCCAGGTCGCGGCGCGCTTCGTCCTTGTCGGCGCGCACATAGCCGCCCAAAGCCAGGTTGTCGGCCACGCTCATGGGGCCGAACACCAGGCGACCTTCCGGAACGTGGGTTACGCCCATGCGCACGATACGGTCGGCCCGTGTCTTGTGTATTTCCCGACCTTCGTAGCTTACGCTGCCGGACGCGGGACGGACGAGGCCGGAAATGGTGGTGAGCAGACTGGTCTTTCCTGCGCCGTTGCCGCCGATGAGTGCGACGATTTCGCCGGCGTTCACGTGCATGGAGACGCGCTTCACCGCATGGATGCGGCCGTAGAAGATGTCCACGTTGCGTAGCGTGAGAAGCGATGATCTGGTCATGCGTCGGCCTCCTCGCGCTCCTGGTCGGAGAGGTCGTCTTCGCCCAGATAGGCGGCGATTACGCGCTCATCCTGCTGAATTTCCGCTGGAGTGCCCTCTGCGAGCACCTTGCCGAAAGAAAGCACCATGATCCGATCGCTTACGGACATCACAAGGTCCATGTCATGCTCCACCAGGGCGATTGTCAGGTGCAGTTCGTCGCGCATGCGGGCGATGAGTTTTCCGAGATTCTTGGTCTCGCGCATGTTCAGGCCGGCGGCGGGTTCGTCCAGAAGGATGAGCCTGGGACGGGCGGCTATGGCGCGGGCTAGCTCGAGCGCGCGCTGGCCGCCGAAGGGCAGGTCGCCGGCGGGCCGGTCCAGCGGACCGTCGTAGCCCACGAACTCCAGAATCCGGCGGGCGTGTTCCTCGTGCTCACGCTCCTGCTTCATGTAACGCGGCGTCTTCAGCAGCGCGTCCAGAAAATTGTACCCGATGGTCCGGTGGCAGCCGGCAAGCACGTTGTCCAGCACGCTCATGTTGGTGAAGATTTCGAGGTTCTGGAAGGTTCGCACCATGCCGGCGTTGGCGCGTTTGTACGGCGGCAGAACGTCGATGGCCGAGCCGTTGAAGTGGACAGCACCGCCGGAAGGAGGAACCAGGCCGGTAAATGCGTTGAAGAGCGTGGTTTTGCCTGCGCCGTTGGGGCCTATGACTGCGGTGATGGACCCTTCGGCCACATCGAAATCCACGTTGTCCAGGGCGACCACGCCGCCGAACCGCACGCCCAGGCCGCGGCAGGAGAGCATCGACTCAGCCATCGTTCTCCTCCTTGCGGGACCGGAACCTGCCGGCGAGTCTGGCGGCGCCGCCTACGATGCCCTGCGGCAGGAACATCATACAGATTACGAGTATTGCGCCGAACAGCAGTATCTCGATGTTCTCGAATACACGCAGGAACTCGGGCAGAGCGGTGAGAAAGAACGCGCCGACCACCGCTCCCCACAGCGTGGCCATGCCGCCGAGCACCACCATGGTAATGAGCTCCACGGAGTAGAGGAAGCCGAAGCTGGAGGGTGCGATGAAGGTGAGATAGTGCGCGTACAGGAATCCGGCCAGGCCCGCGAATGCGGCCGAGAGCACGAAGACCATGAGTTTGTAGCGTGTAATGTCCACGCCGGCTATCTGCGCGGCCTTCTCGCTGGTGTGCAGCGCCCGGAGCGCGCGGCCGAACCGCGAATCGATGAGGTTGCGCGAGATGAGGATGACCAGCGCCAGCACCGTAGCCACGAGATAGTAGTAGGAAAGATCGGACTCCACCGTGAAGCCGAGCAGGGAGAGCCGAGGAATGCCGACGAAGCCGGACGGACCGCCCGTGAGTGAGATTGTTTCGTTGAAAAAGATGAAGACTACGAGCCCGAAGCCCAGGGTGGCCATGGCCAGGTAGTGGCCCGTGAGCTTGAGCGTGGGGATGCCGATGAGAACCGCCACCAGCGAGGGCACGCCCACGGCGGCGACCAGACCGAACTCCATTGGCAGCCCGTAGGTGGCGGTGGCCAGGGCCGTGGCGTACGCGCCCAAGCCGTAGAACGCGGCGTGGCCCAGGGATATCTGGCCGGCGTAGCCGAGCAGCAGGTTCAGGCCGGCGGCGATGATCGCGTTGATGCAGGCGAGGATGAGCACGCTCACATAATACTCGTTGGCCAGAAAAAACGGCAGCACAAGCAGCAGGGCAAGGAACAGGCCCGGGACCACGAGGCTTTTGGCGATTGCGCGCAACATGGCCTAGACCCGTTTG contains the following coding sequences:
- a CDS encoding transposase gives rise to the protein SRLNPTLPGILAHCRFGLHTSLLEGINNKIKVIKRMAYGFRDDEYFFLKIRAAFPGIPR
- a CDS encoding FeoB-associated Cys-rich membrane protein — translated: MTFDTIIVGVIVLLAALYAGRKLYRQASREEGCGSCGGCCPTPNERKAPRSCSTSAGACPGSPADPEECSGCPSMCAGSPLGDIRKQ
- a CDS encoding HAD family hydrolase, with the translated sequence MIEIQIPGLRTLRVQTLVLDFNGTMACDGKLLPGVSERLCELSRNLDVVVVTADTYGTVGRELDGLPMTIGNLAERVSASVDEDEAKARLVRSFKADVVFIGNGRNDAPAMRAAALGIVLIQAECAATSALVAADIASTCIENALDLLLKPKRLIASLRV
- a CDS encoding phenylacetate--CoA ligase family protein, encoding MYWQQDIECMDREELTQLQLERLQATLFRVSRNVPLYRARFEEHDIDPDSFLSVEDIRRIPFTSKADLRENYPYGLFAVPLREVVRLHSSSGTSGRPVVVGYTKNDVKRWADLVARILCMGGLDQDDVLQIAFSYGLFTGGFGHHYGAERLGASVIPSSSGNTRKQLAIMQDYRTTALVCTPSYALHLADVMEEEGINPNALSLRWGLFGAEPWSENMRQEIESRLKITATDNYGLSEIMGPGVAGECLEQGGLHVNEDAFLFEIVNPDTGEPVPDGEVGELVITTLIKEAFPMVRFRTGDLTRRIVQPCPCGRTHHRISRILGRVDDMITIKGVNVFPSQVEHILAEVEGAAPRFQIVVERDESHLDRATIQLEVSESILFDQMRKSQEFLATLKKKLASELGVGFEVSLVGRRTLPRGEDKMKRVIDKRMF
- a CDS encoding ABC transporter ATP-binding protein — encoded protein: MTRSSLLTLRNVDIFYGRIHAVKRVSMHVNAGEIVALIGGNGAGKTSLLTTISGLVRPASGSVSYEGREIHKTRADRIVRMGVTHVPEGRLVFGPMSVADNLALGGYVRADKDEARRDLEQIYSMFPVLAERRHQMAGTLSGGEQQMLAIGRALMAKPRLLLLDEPSMGLAPRIAREIFHHVVELKERFGLTVLLVEQNAKNALRIADRGYVLETGRVVLQGPAEDLLANRDVQRAYLGREVARET
- a CDS encoding ABC transporter ATP-binding protein, which codes for MAESMLSCRGLGVRFGGVVALDNVDFDVAEGSITAVIGPNGAGKTTLFNAFTGLVPPSGGAVHFNGSAIDVLPPYKRANAGMVRTFQNLEIFTNMSVLDNVLAGCHRTIGYNFLDALLKTPRYMKQEREHEEHARRILEFVGYDGPLDRPAGDLPFGGQRALELARAIAARPRLILLDEPAAGLNMRETKNLGKLIARMRDELHLTIALVEHDMDLVMSVSDRIMVLSFGKVLAEGTPAEIQQDERVIAAYLGEDDLSDQEREEADA
- a CDS encoding branched-chain amino acid ABC transporter permease translates to MLRAIAKSLVVPGLFLALLLVLPFFLANEYYVSVLILACINAIIAAGLNLLLGYAGQISLGHAAFYGLGAYATALATATYGLPMEFGLVAAVGVPSLVAVLIGIPTLKLTGHYLAMATLGFGLVVFIFFNETISLTGGPSGFVGIPRLSLLGFTVESDLSYYYLVATVLALVILISRNLIDSRFGRALRALHTSEKAAQIAGVDITRYKLMVFVLSAAFAGLAGFLYAHYLTFIAPSSFGFLYSVELITMVVLGGMATLWGAVVGAFFLTALPEFLRVFENIEILLFGAILVICMMFLPQGIVGGAARLAGRFRSRKEENDG